CAAGATGTGCCGCAATTTCTGTTGGAAACTTATCGAGTGTTGTGTCCGGGCGGATTGTTCTGCATGGTAGATTCCGTCTGCCCAGAGTCAGAGCGACTCATCGAATGGCAAAACCGCGTCGAAAAATTGCGGGACCATTCGCATGTATGGGGCTATCCCCCTTCACAGTGGCAGAACATGATTGAGGAGACCGGATTCACGATCGAGAAAGAGGTGCATACACATAATGCGCTTCAGCCATTTTCGTGGTGGGCTGACCGTCCCGGTAACTCGCCTGAGCTAGTTCGGCAGCTTCGCGCCGCCTTTGATGAGCTAACACCGGAGGAGGAACCGATCTTTGCCATTCAGCGAGAGCCAGAGGAATTTTACTTCGCATGGCCCATGTACTGCGTCAAAGCGCGAAAACTGGATGCACCATGATCCACCAGCAACCTACAATACGGTCATAATTAGCTTCTAACTGCAACCCATGTTAAGCAATGGTGGAACGAACCGTAGGGAACAACGATCGTTGTTCCTTACTGCTTTTCTTTTGGAT
The DNA window shown above is from Candidatus Poribacteria bacterium and carries:
- a CDS encoding methyltransferase domain-containing protein: MDQIHDAVRQQFSQHAKYYAQSKVHSEGETLGVLVDFAEPNGAEKALDIATGTGFTAFAFAPKVAHVIATDLTPAMLDQAKTLADERGLKNIDFQVASAEALPFEAAHHFQDVPQFLLETYRVLCPGGLFCMVDSVCPESERLIEWQNRVEKLRDHSHVWGYPPSQWQNMIEETGFTIEKEVHTHNALQPFSWWADRPGNSPELVRQLRAAFDELTPEEEPIFAIQREPEEFYFAWPMYCVKARKLDAP